A window of the Aliivibrio salmonicida LFI1238 genome harbors these coding sequences:
- a CDS encoding cytochrome b562 has translation MRTLFLTLALTFSAGVAANITTESTEIIGAKPTLITTPVDTKAAMKDMMLAFKQSEDASSIDEMTQSVMRLDALIDYLKQENFSPEKQELYQEGFNKLSVSVDRVKSELAAGNLEQAKDTLNQVDDLRSEYHKKRNPSIWSKIFG, from the coding sequence ATGAGAACTCTATTTTTAACGCTAGCCCTGACTTTTTCTGCTGGTGTTGCTGCAAATATTACGACTGAATCAACAGAGATTATTGGTGCCAAACCAACATTGATAACCACGCCTGTTGATACTAAAGCAGCGATGAAAGACATGATGCTGGCATTTAAGCAAAGTGAAGATGCGAGTTCAATTGATGAAATGACTCAATCAGTAATGCGATTAGATGCGTTAATTGATTACTTGAAACAAGAGAACTTCTCACCAGAAAAACAAGAGTTATATCAAGAAGGGTTTAACAAATTGTCTGTTTCTGTTGATCGTGTCAAATCCGAACTTGCCGCAGGAAACCTAGAACAAGCAAAAGACACATTAAATCAAGTTGATGACTTACGATCTGAATATCACAAAAAACGTAATCCGAGTATTTGGAGTAAAATATTCGGCTAA
- a CDS encoding SDR family oxidoreductase has translation MNTIKTATVASCFSVTAKIIINNLIASGTSIVAFGRKGDEERAKEMEEKYGDKITVLLGDLSDEEESKQLVTEATGILGKIEVHYHCTGIYTWRHWKDIDVKEVDLLFNANFTTAFVFGREIFNAMEKSGGGSIMFVSARDTIRNIPAGFGPYMASKLALNGLVESMAAEGVASNIKINAILPTIINTEVNRIAMPDADYSTWVDPSEMAELMIELTQPSKTNLSGSLIAFNGKMH, from the coding sequence ATGAATACGATTAAGACAGCGACAGTTGCTTCATGTTTTTCTGTGACAGCTAAAATTATAATTAACAACCTAATTGCATCAGGGACTAGCATTGTCGCCTTTGGACGTAAAGGTGATGAAGAGCGTGCGAAAGAAATGGAAGAGAAATATGGTGATAAAATAACTGTTCTTCTTGGTGACTTGTCAGATGAAGAAGAGAGTAAGCAACTTGTTACAGAAGCTACCGGTATTTTAGGAAAGATTGAAGTTCATTATCATTGCACAGGTATTTATACTTGGAGGCATTGGAAAGACATTGATGTTAAAGAAGTGGATTTATTATTCAATGCTAACTTTACAACCGCTTTTGTATTTGGTCGTGAAATTTTCAATGCAATGGAGAAAAGTGGTGGTGGATCTATTATGTTCGTTTCAGCTCGTGACACCATCCGTAACATTCCTGCAGGTTTCGGTCCTTACATGGCGTCTAAACTTGCTTTGAATGGCCTTGTTGAAAGTATGGCAGCAGAAGGTGTAGCTTCTAATATTAAAATAAATGCTATTCTTCCTACTATTATTAACACAGAAGTAAATCGAATCGCGATGCCTGACGCAGATTACTCTACATGGGTTGATCCGAGTGAGATGGCAGAACTAATGATTGAATTGACTCAACCATCGAAAACAAATTTAAGCGGATCACTTATCGCTTTTAATGGAAAAATGCATTAA
- a CDS encoding YgiW/YdeI family stress tolerance OB fold protein: MKKRTLLFSLILACTSTLALANDHDANYQDEFSQPVYGINTVESVLNANAVIDDTPILLTGYLVEPLGKEVYLFKDNTGSLNVKIDSDKLSGLQVKPSDKVTIKGEVNKEDNYIIYVNDVIMTDKN, translated from the coding sequence ATGAAAAAGAGAACTCTTTTATTTTCACTTATATTAGCGTGTACGTCTACCCTTGCATTGGCTAACGATCACGATGCTAATTATCAGGATGAATTTTCACAGCCTGTATATGGAATCAACACGGTTGAATCGGTATTAAATGCGAATGCAGTTATTGATGATACTCCGATTCTATTAACTGGCTACTTAGTTGAACCTTTAGGAAAAGAAGTGTATTTGTTTAAAGACAATACCGGTTCATTAAATGTAAAAATTGATAGTGATAAATTGTCAGGTTTACAAGTAAAACCAAGTGATAAAGTGACAATTAAAGGTGAAGTCAATAAAGAAGACAATTACATTATTTATGTCAATGATGTCATCATGACTGATAAAAATTAA
- a CDS encoding ABC transporter permease, with the protein MGINQASQQGKKSGNKMVLRWSWREIWQGQLWPVMAVLTLIVACVVALSALAIRVEKVMTEQGRSMMAADLVFSSANPTPEFILQQAHDQHLVLSSQVRFQTMAFSDTGMQLVSVKAVESNYPLRGELLLKGDNHQTHTKVQPGEVWIADRLLSLLDLKIGDVIAVGDAELPISGVIESEPELAFNPFRTMPSVFIHQSDLDKTGAIQLGSRVKYRTLFKGDDSAISLLQSDYELEAGERWISEETQGRTADLMQKAKQYLSLTILMVILMASVTLVLTCQHYATSRANTVAMLKSMGASKQWLKRWLLSQVGLMFFTGVVAGSLIGLGLELLLRIPLTGILPENLPSYGWQPFVFGSVVALFIGLPALGIPLLRLLDTPAIAVLQSQTTNRSKKGLWLVAVPIVAFLLMYGTNRLVWMVSVGLVVLFILLAGISYGLVYLFGRFKWGPAMTLALSRIKRSPKNSMMQLAALSGSLMLVAVIWLVRTDLLGDWQQTLPPDAPNVFAMNIAPYEQQEYLQKLDNEKLDRSEGYPIVRGRLTDINGESTKEKMKGEGQGSEALRREINFTWRDALPIHNEVTAGEWTSSNGVSVEQDVANDLNIQIGDTLSFSVNSQPFSAVVNSIRVVDWQSMKPNFYFIFTPDVIADLPATWLVSFKVDDNENTLLNQLARDYPTVSLLDFRTMGGKIQAMLAQITWSLSVLAGLGVVSGVLLIFTLLRLSLYQRQREITLYRTLGASRQRISQTLWSEYGVMALAAGFVAVMGAEAIVFSLVKWGFKLEPTLHIGMWIVLPLLAMMIVFMSLASVIKQLLKPLK; encoded by the coding sequence ATGGGAATAAATCAAGCGTCGCAGCAAGGAAAAAAATCAGGCAATAAAATGGTGTTACGCTGGAGTTGGCGTGAGATATGGCAAGGTCAGTTATGGCCGGTGATGGCGGTGTTAACCTTAATTGTGGCGTGTGTGGTTGCCTTGTCAGCCTTGGCTATTCGTGTCGAAAAAGTCATGACAGAACAAGGTCGTTCTATGATGGCGGCTGATTTAGTATTCAGCTCGGCTAACCCAACCCCCGAATTTATTTTGCAACAAGCGCATGACCAACATTTAGTTTTATCTTCTCAAGTGCGCTTTCAAACCATGGCATTCAGTGATACAGGAATGCAATTGGTCAGTGTAAAGGCCGTTGAAAGTAATTACCCACTTCGCGGTGAGCTTTTATTAAAGGGAGACAATCACCAAACGCACACAAAGGTACAACCCGGCGAGGTATGGATAGCGGATCGTCTGTTGTCATTGTTGGATCTAAAAATTGGAGACGTGATTGCTGTTGGGGATGCAGAATTGCCGATAAGTGGCGTGATTGAATCTGAACCTGAGTTAGCGTTTAACCCATTCAGAACCATGCCAAGTGTGTTTATTCATCAATCTGATTTAGACAAAACCGGCGCGATTCAACTTGGGAGTCGTGTGAAATATCGAACGCTATTTAAAGGGGACGACAGTGCGATTTCTTTATTGCAAAGTGATTATGAATTAGAGGCAGGAGAACGGTGGATAAGTGAAGAAACTCAAGGTCGAACCGCCGATTTAATGCAAAAAGCCAAGCAGTATTTATCGCTGACTATCTTGATGGTGATATTAATGGCATCGGTCACTTTGGTGTTAACGTGTCAGCATTACGCGACCAGTCGTGCCAATACCGTTGCCATGTTAAAAAGCATGGGCGCAAGTAAACAATGGTTGAAACGTTGGTTGCTAAGCCAAGTGGGGTTGATGTTCTTTACTGGTGTGGTGGCTGGCTCATTAATTGGTCTTGGCTTAGAATTATTATTACGTATTCCATTGACGGGGATCTTACCTGAGAACCTACCAAGCTACGGTTGGCAACCATTTGTATTTGGCTCTGTGGTCGCGTTATTTATTGGTTTACCTGCATTGGGTATCCCTTTATTACGTTTATTAGATACCCCTGCGATTGCGGTTCTTCAATCTCAAACAACCAATCGTTCTAAAAAGGGTTTATGGCTTGTTGCTGTTCCAATCGTTGCCTTTTTATTGATGTATGGCACTAACCGTTTAGTCTGGATGGTCTCTGTCGGTTTAGTGGTGTTGTTTATCTTACTTGCTGGCATTAGCTATGGTTTAGTGTATTTATTTGGTCGCTTTAAGTGGGGCCCTGCCATGACATTGGCGCTTAGTCGTATTAAGCGTTCGCCAAAAAATAGCATGATGCAATTGGCTGCGTTGTCTGGCTCGTTGATGCTAGTTGCGGTGATTTGGTTAGTAAGAACCGATTTATTGGGTGACTGGCAACAAACGCTTCCGCCAGATGCGCCAAACGTATTTGCGATGAACATTGCGCCTTATGAACAACAAGAGTATTTGCAAAAATTAGATAATGAAAAGTTAGATCGCTCAGAAGGCTACCCAATTGTTCGTGGTCGTCTTACTGACATTAACGGCGAAAGTACCAAAGAGAAAATGAAAGGGGAAGGGCAAGGCTCTGAAGCATTACGACGTGAGATAAACTTTACGTGGCGTGATGCGTTACCCATTCATAATGAAGTGACAGCGGGAGAATGGACGAGTTCTAATGGGGTTTCTGTAGAGCAAGATGTTGCCAATGACTTGAATATTCAAATTGGAGATACGTTAAGTTTCTCAGTGAATAGTCAGCCTTTCTCTGCGGTGGTTAATTCAATTCGAGTGGTGGATTGGCAGAGCATGAAACCGAACTTCTATTTTATCTTCACGCCGGATGTGATTGCCGATTTACCAGCCACTTGGTTGGTGAGCTTTAAAGTAGATGACAATGAAAATACGTTATTGAATCAACTGGCTCGTGATTACCCAACCGTGAGTTTATTGGATTTTAGAACCATGGGTGGAAAGATCCAAGCCATGCTCGCGCAAATTACGTGGTCGTTAAGTGTATTAGCCGGTTTAGGTGTGGTGAGTGGCGTGTTATTGATATTCACTTTGCTTCGTTTGAGTTTGTATCAGCGCCAACGTGAAATCACCCTTTATCGAACGCTTGGGGCAAGCCGTCAGCGCATTAGTCAGACGTTATGGAGTGAATACGGCGTAATGGCATTAGCCGCAGGTTTTGTTGCTGTGATGGGTGCTGAGGCGATTGTCTTTAGCTTAGTGAAGTGGGGCTTTAAACTGGAGCCAACATTGCACATAGGCATGTGGATTGTGCTGCCATTACTCGCCATGATGATTGTATTTATGAGTTTGGCTAGTGTGATTAAGCAGTTATTGAAGCCGTTAAAGTAA
- a CDS encoding ABC transporter ATP-binding protein, which translates to MTSAITVNGVSKSVISNETELTILNDISFDVLSGQSIAIVGTSGAGKSTLMTLLAGLDVPSSGEIELLGQKLSTLDDEERAKIRSESIGFVFQSFLLIPSLTALENVTLPAILRGEGEDIIKAKQLLESVGLSGRETHLPSQLSGGEQQRVALARAFMTQPRILFADEPTGNLDQQTAENVIELLFDMNQKHGTTLVLITHDSKLAERCDRTLTINAGCIKEVS; encoded by the coding sequence ATGACATCAGCAATTACTGTTAACGGCGTGAGTAAATCCGTTATTTCGAATGAGACCGAACTGACTATTTTAAATGACATTTCCTTTGATGTCCTTTCTGGCCAAAGTATTGCCATCGTGGGCACCTCAGGGGCAGGAAAATCGACATTAATGACCTTATTGGCTGGGCTTGATGTCCCAAGCTCTGGTGAAATTGAATTATTAGGCCAAAAGCTATCAACGTTAGACGATGAAGAACGTGCGAAAATTCGCAGTGAATCCATTGGTTTTGTTTTTCAAAGTTTTTTACTTATCCCTTCGTTAACCGCCCTTGAAAATGTCACGTTACCTGCGATTTTACGCGGTGAAGGGGAAGATATTATTAAAGCAAAACAGCTATTAGAATCTGTCGGGTTATCCGGTCGTGAAACCCATTTGCCTTCTCAGCTGTCTGGCGGTGAGCAGCAACGTGTAGCATTGGCTCGTGCGTTTATGACTCAGCCTCGTATTTTATTTGCTGATGAACCAACAGGAAACCTAGATCAACAAACGGCTGAGAATGTCATTGAGTTGTTGTTTGATATGAACCAGAAACACGGTACAACATTAGTCCTAATCACGCATGACTCTAAACTTGCAGAACGATGTGACCGAACATTAACGATTAATGCAGGTTGCATTAAGGAAGTGTCGTAA
- a CDS encoding NAD(P)-dependent oxidoreductase has protein sequence MEQINVSFIGLGVMGYPMARHLKNAGFSTTVYNRTEAKAKQWAEDYQGQSAATPREASQGSDIVFVCVGNDGDVRSVIYGEDGVLAGLKLGAILVDNTTTSATLAVELAKACEAQGNTFIDAPVSGGQAGAENGALTVMCGGDEHTFATAKPVIQSFAKSVTLLGKNGQGQRCKMANQICIAGVLKGLSEALILAEKANLDIDLVVDTLKHGAAGSWQMENRASTMAQDKFDFGFAIDWMRKDLGICLDEAKTHGISLPLTEEVDKEYQGLQEQGLGRMDTSVLIKAIKERV, from the coding sequence ATGGAACAGATCAATGTTAGCTTCATTGGCTTAGGCGTAATGGGCTACCCAATGGCTCGCCATCTAAAAAATGCAGGTTTCTCAACCACGGTTTATAACCGCACTGAAGCAAAAGCAAAACAGTGGGCAGAAGACTATCAAGGACAATCAGCAGCGACCCCACGAGAAGCCTCTCAAGGCTCAGACATCGTTTTTGTTTGTGTCGGTAATGATGGCGATGTTCGCAGTGTCATTTATGGCGAAGATGGCGTATTAGCAGGCTTAAAACTGGGCGCTATTTTAGTCGATAACACCACAACCTCTGCAACGCTAGCGGTTGAATTAGCCAAAGCCTGCGAAGCACAAGGCAATACGTTTATTGATGCTCCCGTTTCTGGTGGCCAAGCTGGCGCTGAAAACGGAGCATTAACGGTAATGTGTGGGGGAGATGAACATACCTTCGCTACCGCAAAACCTGTGATCCAAAGCTTTGCAAAATCAGTGACGTTACTGGGTAAAAATGGCCAAGGTCAACGTTGTAAGATGGCAAACCAAATCTGTATTGCTGGCGTATTGAAAGGGTTAAGTGAAGCCCTTATTCTTGCCGAAAAAGCCAATTTAGATATCGATTTAGTGGTTGATACTCTGAAACACGGCGCGGCAGGTTCATGGCAGATGGAAAATCGCGCAAGCACAATGGCACAAGATAAATTCGATTTTGGTTTTGCGATTGATTGGATGAGAAAAGATTTAGGCATTTGCTTAGATGAAGCAAAGACACACGGTATTTCACTCCCACTAACAGAAGAAGTAGATAAAGAATACCAAGGGTTACAAGAGCAAGGGTTAGGCCGAATGGATACCTCTGTATTAATCAAAGCGATTAAAGAAAGAGTATAA
- the tesA gene encoding multifunctional acyl-CoA thioesterase I/protease I/lysophospholipase L1 — MRRFFTFSFLLISSVLLPFKNAYSQTLLILGDSLSAGYNMPIEQSWPSLLPTQLATLNKDTTVINGSISGDTTGNGLDRLPALLTQHSPDIVLIELGANDGLRGFPPQKINSNLEQLIKLINASNAQPLLMQIQVPPNYGKRYSQAFGSLYPKISEKHDIPLVPFFLEHVIIKPEWIMKDGLHPTPEAQPWIAEFMAKELSPYL, encoded by the coding sequence ATGCGCCGTTTTTTTACGTTCTCTTTCTTACTTATATCCAGCGTTTTGCTGCCTTTTAAAAACGCCTATAGCCAAACGTTATTGATTTTAGGCGACAGCTTGAGCGCCGGTTATAATATGCCGATTGAGCAAAGTTGGCCTTCATTATTACCAACACAATTAGCCACTTTAAATAAAGACACGACGGTAATTAATGGCAGTATCTCTGGCGATACGACGGGCAATGGATTAGATCGACTTCCCGCGTTATTAACGCAACATAGCCCTGATATCGTATTAATTGAATTAGGTGCAAACGATGGCTTACGTGGTTTTCCGCCACAAAAAATTAATTCAAATCTAGAGCAATTAATTAAACTGATTAACGCCTCAAATGCCCAACCGTTATTAATGCAAATCCAAGTACCGCCTAACTATGGTAAACGTTATAGCCAAGCGTTTGGTTCACTTTATCCTAAGATCAGTGAAAAACATGACATTCCTTTGGTTCCTTTTTTCTTAGAGCATGTCATCATTAAGCCAGAGTGGATAATGAAAGACGGCTTACACCCAACGCCAGAGGCTCAACCTTGGATTGCTGAATTCATGGCAAAAGAATTATCCCCTTACTTATAA
- a CDS encoding methyl-accepting chemotaxis protein has translation MNTLRRNQYAALTYPKNLLPGLITSLKEQERNVEKLIAAYGATVVSDGEQRVFDRVNNSWKAYMAPLEPFLAQVSADNRAEAQKSLLGSFKEFQDVGVAMDGLLKLNLTFVTDNRVSMMGSIANVSTITKVSFSALIAFMIFITFFLARQICRPLNLVVEQSKAIASGDLTFQLQRDEIGNDELGALADTNIEMQNQLRILIEDTISAVTQLSAAVEEMSAISEQSSRGMQQQQSDITTVAAAMEQMKATVAEVANNTETASTSALEASEEAKQGNQDVQSNIEQIQIVSRDIEQAGELVEELERESNNISVVVEVIRGIADQTNLLALNAAIEAARAGEQGRGFAVVADEVRSLAGRTQASTSEIVDIIEKLQASAAHAKIATDQSCSKIRICVEQSVQTGQSIQMIEETMMKVADTGIQIASACSEQDSVTEELGRNIQSMSLSASEVALGADQTAQSSVELAQLASTLQQSLSRFKV, from the coding sequence ATGAACACGCTACGTCGAAATCAATACGCAGCACTAACCTACCCTAAAAATCTACTTCCGGGACTGATTACTTCTCTAAAAGAACAAGAGAGAAATGTTGAGAAATTAATTGCGGCGTATGGCGCAACGGTTGTTAGCGATGGTGAACAAAGAGTTTTTGACCGCGTGAACAACAGCTGGAAAGCTTATATGGCTCCACTTGAACCTTTCCTTGCCCAAGTCAGTGCAGATAACAGAGCGGAAGCACAGAAGAGCTTACTAGGTTCATTCAAAGAGTTTCAAGATGTTGGTGTTGCAATGGACGGATTATTGAAATTAAACTTAACGTTTGTTACAGATAACCGCGTATCTATGATGGGAAGTATTGCGAATGTATCTACAATTACAAAAGTCTCTTTCTCTGCACTAATCGCCTTCATGATTTTTATTACGTTCTTCTTGGCTCGTCAAATCTGTCGTCCATTGAACCTTGTTGTAGAGCAATCAAAAGCAATTGCTTCTGGTGATTTAACATTCCAACTTCAACGTGATGAAATTGGAAATGATGAACTGGGTGCATTAGCCGATACGAATATTGAAATGCAAAACCAGTTACGCATACTTATTGAAGACACTATTTCTGCGGTAACTCAGCTTTCTGCAGCAGTAGAAGAAATGAGTGCGATTTCAGAGCAATCGTCTCGTGGCATGCAACAACAACAATCTGATATTACAACGGTAGCGGCTGCTATGGAGCAGATGAAAGCGACGGTTGCAGAAGTGGCAAATAACACAGAAACGGCGTCTACATCAGCATTAGAAGCATCGGAAGAAGCAAAACAAGGTAACCAAGACGTTCAATCAAATATCGAGCAGATTCAAATTGTATCTCGTGATATTGAACAAGCCGGTGAATTGGTTGAAGAGTTAGAGCGTGAATCAAACAACATCAGTGTTGTGGTTGAAGTGATCCGTGGAATTGCCGATCAAACGAACCTATTGGCATTAAACGCCGCAATTGAAGCCGCGCGTGCGGGTGAACAAGGGCGTGGTTTTGCTGTTGTTGCAGATGAAGTTCGTTCTCTTGCAGGTCGTACTCAAGCATCAACCAGTGAAATTGTCGATATCATTGAGAAGCTACAAGCAAGTGCTGCTCACGCGAAGATCGCAACGGATCAAAGCTGTTCTAAAATTCGTATCTGTGTAGAGCAAAGTGTTCAAACGGGTCAATCAATTCAAATGATTGAAGAAACCATGATGAAAGTTGCTGATACGGGTATTCAAATTGCAAGTGCATGTAGTGAACAAGATTCGGTAACCGAAGAGCTTGGTCGTAACATTCAAAGCATGAGTTTGTCTGCAAGTGAAGTGGCACTAGGTGCTGACCAAACCGCGCAATCAAGTGTTGAATTAGCGCAATTGGCGTCAACACTTCAACAATCATTGTCTCGTTTTAAAGTATAA
- a CDS encoding IS4 family transposase has translation MDVSQALNIINDWKPSNVETLADLLPIHLIDEAYSLTDTVTMRKRKLTLESMVWLLVGMAIYNNKSMKDLVNQLDIVDRTGKAFVAPSALTQRRKNLGEAAMKAVFERMTSSWLKSANLPKWNGLTLLGVDGVVWRAPDNQKNEEAFSRQKGTQYPQVRMVCQMELSSHLITASAFDNYNTNEMILAEKLIDSTPDHSVTMFDKGFYSLGLLHKWQMTGSERHWLIPLKKNTQYEIIRSLGRNDKLVILRSNPRARKLFSNLPETMTARLVTRKIKGKDYQVLTSMIDPLRYPLKDIVGLYEHRWEIELGYREQKQYMLGNRLTLRSRLPELVKQELWGILLTYNLIRYQMVELCFNLKGNYLPYQLSFNGTLAHVSALLVGLPYSTPGAIPRQLKGFHQMAESLILDRRRERTFPRMVKPRPQRYARNKNAIHP, from the coding sequence ATGGATGTTTCTCAAGCTCTAAACATAATCAATGACTGGAAACCTAGCAACGTAGAGACTCTCGCTGATTTACTTCCAATCCATCTGATTGATGAGGCTTATTCTCTCACTGATACGGTGACGATGAGGAAGCGAAAGCTTACTCTTGAATCAATGGTATGGTTACTTGTTGGTATGGCTATCTATAACAATAAATCCATGAAGGATTTAGTTAATCAGCTTGATATTGTAGACCGTACAGGTAAAGCTTTTGTCGCTCCTAGTGCCCTTACTCAGCGCCGAAAAAATCTAGGTGAAGCAGCAATGAAAGCAGTCTTTGAGCGAATGACAAGTTCCTGGCTTAAGAGTGCTAATCTTCCTAAATGGAATGGACTAACTCTCTTAGGCGTTGATGGTGTTGTATGGAGAGCACCTGATAACCAGAAAAATGAAGAGGCTTTTTCTCGCCAAAAAGGAACTCAATATCCACAGGTAAGAATGGTTTGCCAAATGGAGCTAAGCAGTCATCTTATTACAGCGAGCGCTTTCGATAATTACAATACAAATGAAATGATATTGGCAGAGAAGTTAATAGATAGTACACCTGACCATAGCGTAACTATGTTCGATAAGGGGTTCTATTCATTAGGATTACTACATAAATGGCAGATGACAGGCTCAGAGCGTCACTGGCTTATTCCCCTTAAAAAAAATACTCAATATGAAATAATTCGATCGCTAGGTCGTAATGACAAACTTGTTATTCTTCGGAGTAACCCAAGAGCAAGAAAACTGTTTTCTAATTTACCTGAAACGATGACTGCTCGTCTCGTGACTCGAAAAATTAAAGGAAAAGATTATCAAGTTCTGACGTCAATGATTGACCCATTACGTTACCCATTGAAAGATATAGTCGGTCTTTATGAGCATCGTTGGGAAATAGAATTGGGTTACCGAGAGCAGAAACAATACATGTTAGGAAATCGCTTAACACTACGAAGCCGTCTGCCTGAATTAGTGAAACAAGAACTATGGGGTATCTTGTTGACTTATAATTTAATTCGCTACCAAATGGTAGAGCTTTGCTTTAATTTAAAAGGAAATTATCTCCCTTATCAATTGAGTTTTAATGGGACACTTGCTCATGTATCTGCATTATTAGTTGGTTTACCATACTCAACGCCAGGAGCGATCCCTCGACAATTAAAAGGCTTCCACCAGATGGCTGAAAGCTTAATACTTGATAGGCGAAGGGAAAGAACATTCCCTCGAATGGTAAAACCAAGACCTCAACGATATGCCAGAAACAAGAATGCCATTCACCCTTAA